One genomic segment of Mesoterricola silvestris includes these proteins:
- a CDS encoding SPFH domain-containing protein codes for MVDLSVGIPLGCTLGVIAWFLVRYLAAGIYTVDQNQRAVKTSFGRAERVGTATTAEDPISAMLTPEERERYAVPQVRVIPPGGPYFKWPWERVYKVSVATETVSMAWDPGTPSANNGGTVLEAVTKDQLNTGLTGQIRFRISERNLYAFLFGVKNPIAHVMGYFVSVLRERIANFEAPADADGVPAVQTGISINDLRKNLRDLNEHMDRECASAQARYGMLLEASLITAIDPPPDVESALAAINTAHNQVSSDISLAQASADQKIVQSRRAVEIETLKAQAEVEPLRLLASQIAELKARGGEGALEAYVRNVRLGLYGEAGRIVLEVK; via the coding sequence ATGGTCGATCTGTCCGTCGGGATTCCCCTGGGCTGCACGCTGGGGGTCATCGCGTGGTTCCTGGTGCGGTATCTGGCGGCGGGGATCTATACGGTGGACCAGAACCAGCGGGCGGTTAAGACCTCCTTCGGGAGGGCGGAGCGGGTGGGGACGGCCACCACGGCGGAGGATCCCATTTCGGCGATGCTGACGCCGGAGGAGAGGGAGCGGTACGCGGTGCCGCAGGTGCGGGTGATCCCGCCGGGGGGGCCCTATTTCAAGTGGCCCTGGGAGCGGGTCTACAAGGTGTCGGTGGCCACGGAGACGGTGAGCATGGCGTGGGATCCGGGGACGCCCTCGGCCAACAACGGGGGGACGGTGCTGGAGGCGGTGACCAAGGACCAGCTCAATACGGGGCTCACGGGGCAGATCCGGTTCCGCATCAGCGAACGCAACCTCTACGCCTTCCTCTTCGGCGTCAAGAACCCCATCGCCCACGTCATGGGCTACTTCGTGTCGGTGCTGCGGGAGCGCATCGCGAACTTCGAGGCGCCGGCGGACGCGGACGGGGTCCCGGCGGTGCAGACGGGGATCTCCATCAATGATCTGCGCAAGAACCTGAGGGACCTCAACGAGCACATGGACAGGGAATGCGCCTCGGCCCAGGCGCGGTACGGCATGCTGCTGGAGGCCTCGCTCATCACGGCCATCGATCCGCCCCCGGATGTGGAATCGGCCCTGGCGGCCATCAACACGGCCCACAACCAGGTGTCCTCGGACATCAGCCTGGCCCAGGCCTCGGCGGACCAGAAGATCGTCCAGTCCCGGCGCGCGGTGGAGATCGAGACCCTCAAGGCCCAGGCGGAGGTGGAGCCCCTGCGGCTCCTGGCCTCGCAGATCGCGGAGCTCAAGGCCCGCGGCGGGGAGGGGGCGCTGGAGGCCTACGTGCGCAACGTGCGCCTGGGGCTCTACGGCGAAGCCGGCCGCATCGTGCTGGAGGTGAAGTGA
- a CDS encoding competence protein CoiA family protein, whose translation MRAPPLKAWDPESDPGQGPEFRVPFGRTPRGRLVRATEASPGLPYRCPGCDSPLNLRRGEVRAAHFAHRGCGFCSPETALHRGVKAWIAGLFARFLRRRSTRLPRVSGSCRSCAGTAWFDLANLDFDEIAVERETSTGLRPDVLLLEGGAPVLGIEVLVTHAVEEVKARRTLHPWIEVDARRVTDAPRTWLPEAGWFPWAGLCRRCHLLTRIRAVGFSEHCDPGDCAAELGAAWFLEALTPWLRDSGNRKRPRVAWRCPWCRKPNQRRLVREAILDASRATSLGPPIRAGVVLQLADGGDLVLVFGGLRPPGARKGVRLLEPMGGPALQCRPDTTHPLRLRMEGTNRPAAFLCRHCGGDCAGVLPPPWAPLLWAEALALGFPEA comes from the coding sequence ATGCGAGCGCCGCCACTGAAGGCATGGGATCCCGAAAGCGATCCCGGGCAGGGGCCGGAGTTCCGGGTGCCCTTCGGGCGGACACCCCGCGGCCGGCTCGTGCGGGCCACGGAAGCGTCCCCGGGCCTTCCCTACCGCTGCCCGGGGTGCGATTCCCCCCTGAACCTGAGGAGGGGGGAAGTGCGGGCGGCCCACTTCGCCCACCGGGGTTGCGGGTTCTGCTCCCCGGAAACGGCCCTCCATCGCGGGGTCAAGGCCTGGATCGCGGGGTTGTTCGCGAGGTTCCTCCGGCGCCGCAGCACCCGGCTGCCCAGGGTGTCGGGATCCTGCCGCAGCTGCGCGGGCACCGCCTGGTTTGATCTGGCCAACCTGGATTTCGACGAGATCGCGGTGGAGCGGGAAACCTCCACCGGCCTGCGCCCGGATGTTCTGCTCCTGGAGGGCGGGGCCCCGGTCCTGGGCATCGAGGTTCTCGTCACCCATGCGGTGGAGGAGGTCAAGGCGCGGAGGACCCTCCATCCCTGGATCGAAGTGGACGCCCGGAGGGTGACGGATGCGCCCAGGACCTGGCTGCCGGAGGCCGGCTGGTTCCCGTGGGCCGGCCTTTGCAGGAGATGCCACCTGCTCACGCGGATCCGGGCCGTGGGGTTCTCGGAGCACTGCGATCCCGGGGACTGCGCCGCGGAGCTCGGGGCGGCGTGGTTCCTGGAGGCCCTCACGCCCTGGCTCCGGGATTCCGGGAACCGCAAGCGTCCCCGGGTGGCCTGGCGCTGTCCCTGGTGCCGCAAGCCGAACCAGAGGCGGCTGGTGCGGGAGGCCATCCTGGACGCGTCCCGGGCCACCAGCCTCGGCCCGCCCATCCGGGCTGGCGTCGTGCTCCAACTGGCGGACGGCGGGGACCTCGTCCTGGTCTTCGGGGGGCTCCGGCCTCCGGGGGCCCGGAAGGGCGTCCGGCTCCTGGAGCCCATGGGCGGTCCGGCGCTGCAGTGCAGGCCGGACACCACCCATCCCCTGAGGCTGCGCATGGAGGGCACCAACCGGCCCGCGGCCTTTCTCTGCCGCCACTGCGGAGGGGATTGCGCCGGTGTCCTGCCCCCGCCCTGGGCGCCGCTGCTCTGGGCGGAGGCGCTGGCCCTGGGATTCCCGGAGGCCTGA
- a CDS encoding helix-turn-helix domain-containing protein has product MSPDPWSRRLRRILLDHLWGQWSALGVAGYGGADHRIIDPEALLLCSLEQARWDARLFDVILDWCGINGDLLAVPRLKALRGRHPVARQLAALAELCHASGGGNRWRPLLDPGKATSPPEPLFFTLEGVPLPQVGLPDPAFLRQGLRREAYLSRGQASPFQPWVPAALILSLRALMGSSARCEIVAWLCGGMEWTPSQLARQTGYSQKNIQDAMVDMARSGHVQVRQAGREKRYRLDEPSRRFLTAGKVLTPYPWMTVYPLVSQTLALLAKAEDMGLAGDSVHPKLHQAMDASLPALLEGGQRPEPFAWSQTEDFLALLSELLVGKEGAAAR; this is encoded by the coding sequence ATGTCGCCCGATCCTTGGTCTAGGCGGCTGCGCCGCATCCTGCTGGACCACCTCTGGGGCCAGTGGTCCGCCCTGGGTGTCGCCGGCTATGGCGGCGCGGATCATCGCATCATCGACCCCGAGGCGCTGCTGCTGTGTTCCCTGGAGCAGGCGCGATGGGATGCCCGGCTTTTCGACGTCATTCTGGATTGGTGCGGAATCAACGGGGATCTCCTGGCCGTCCCCCGGCTCAAGGCCCTCCGCGGGCGCCATCCGGTGGCCCGGCAGTTGGCTGCCCTGGCGGAGCTCTGCCACGCCTCGGGAGGCGGGAACCGCTGGAGGCCTCTCCTGGATCCGGGCAAGGCGACTTCCCCTCCTGAGCCCCTGTTCTTCACGCTGGAAGGCGTCCCGCTGCCTCAGGTCGGACTGCCGGATCCCGCCTTCCTCCGGCAGGGCCTTCGGCGCGAAGCCTACCTGTCCCGCGGTCAGGCAAGTCCCTTCCAACCGTGGGTGCCCGCCGCGCTCATCCTGTCGCTCCGGGCGCTCATGGGCAGTTCGGCTCGCTGCGAGATCGTGGCTTGGCTATGCGGCGGCATGGAGTGGACCCCCTCCCAGCTGGCGCGCCAAACCGGCTATTCCCAGAAGAACATCCAAGATGCCATGGTGGATATGGCTCGTTCAGGCCACGTGCAGGTGCGCCAAGCTGGCCGGGAAAAGCGCTACCGCCTGGATGAGCCGTCCCGCCGGTTCCTGACCGCCGGGAAGGTCCTGACGCCTTACCCGTGGATGACGGTGTACCCCCTCGTGTCGCAGACCCTCGCCCTGTTGGCCAAAGCGGAGGACATGGGCCTTGCCGGGGATTCCGTTCATCCCAAACTCCATCAGGCCATGGACGCCAGTCTGCCTGCACTCCTTGAAGGCGGCCAGCGTCCCGAGCCATTTGCATGGAGCCAAACGGAAGACTTCCTGGCGCTGTTGTCCGAACTGCTGGTGGGGAAGGAAGGGGCTGCGGCTCGGTAG
- a CDS encoding response regulator produces MPAEFFQLDDRAAIRMVFQRLCRSGGDITMKVEGRDWTFPIFEEVEGRILVGITGAERAKWNMNVGDHYRMAVLDRGRKFQGTVEVAGFGQLEGSDCVHLEQPRSLKGRDYRGLSDYLPEKDVAAVFTSPTNDFCDARVRALGQDGLLLPLYGSGAVKEGQLKVDTPTTLELAVDPDTKFILKAVCDTIEEGVVGIRFTEKHDAPALRTYRNWLEEAMAAQARKDRELFQSRGLRADRSKAGVQRSGPTLQVLSDRDPLVLVISEPPFSVRMAEAVGRKFGVAGLDFARGEVRPLVKPLGVEDGAWGRVKLVVVHQRLRAMSGMELAAKLIKDERCPVPVLVAGPEEDAALKRNRALGFGAVDFLPVDPFRILAVIQALDQTLKSFYPS; encoded by the coding sequence ATGCCAGCGGAATTCTTCCAACTCGACGACAGAGCGGCCATCCGGATGGTCTTCCAGCGGCTGTGCCGCTCCGGTGGCGATATCACGATGAAGGTGGAGGGCCGGGACTGGACCTTCCCCATCTTCGAGGAGGTGGAGGGGCGGATCCTGGTGGGCATCACCGGGGCCGAGCGCGCCAAGTGGAACATGAACGTCGGGGACCACTACCGCATGGCCGTCCTGGACCGGGGCCGCAAGTTCCAGGGCACGGTGGAGGTGGCCGGCTTCGGGCAGCTGGAGGGCTCGGACTGCGTCCACCTGGAGCAGCCCCGCAGCCTCAAGGGCCGGGACTACCGCGGGCTTTCGGACTACCTCCCGGAGAAGGACGTCGCCGCGGTGTTCACGAGCCCCACCAATGACTTCTGCGACGCCCGCGTGCGGGCCCTGGGGCAGGACGGCCTGCTGCTGCCCCTCTACGGCAGCGGGGCGGTGAAGGAGGGCCAGCTCAAGGTGGACACCCCCACCACCCTGGAGCTGGCCGTGGACCCGGACACCAAGTTCATCCTCAAGGCCGTGTGCGACACCATCGAGGAAGGGGTCGTGGGCATCCGCTTCACGGAAAAGCACGACGCGCCCGCGCTCCGGACCTACCGGAACTGGCTGGAGGAGGCCATGGCCGCCCAGGCCCGCAAGGACCGGGAGCTCTTCCAGTCCCGGGGCCTCCGGGCCGACCGGTCCAAGGCGGGGGTCCAGAGGTCGGGCCCCACCCTCCAGGTGCTTTCGGACCGGGATCCCCTGGTGCTGGTCATCAGCGAACCCCCCTTCTCGGTGCGCATGGCCGAGGCCGTGGGCCGGAAGTTCGGGGTGGCCGGGCTGGATTTCGCCCGGGGCGAGGTGCGGCCCCTGGTCAAGCCCCTGGGGGTGGAGGACGGCGCCTGGGGGCGGGTGAAGCTGGTGGTGGTCCACCAGCGGCTGCGCGCCATGAGCGGCATGGAGCTGGCCGCCAAGCTCATCAAGGACGAGCGCTGCCCGGTGCCGGTCCTGGTGGCCGGTCCCGAGGAGGACGCCGCCCTCAAGCGGAACCGGGCCCTGGGCTTCGGGGCCGTGGACTTCCTGCCGGTGGATCCCTTCCGCATCCTGGCGGTGATCCAGGCCCTGGACCAGACCCTCAAGAGCTTCTACCCCTCGTAG
- a CDS encoding SPFH domain-containing protein, giving the protein METLIVAFITFVACFLVVPLVLGVLRAIGFYAIVQERRCQVYVLFGKVVGVLDEPGLHFLWFRLGWRAPLVRFLGRCYEIDRRLDQEYLRSAPVNSEEGAPMGIGIWYEMFISDPVAYLFKNTDPRGSLAANVSNSTVRCLSNMPLGDMLSSRHSMSQTVRNEVSPLSHDWGYKLGSIYIRKVHFRDADMIRQIESKVVNRLRQVTSSIKQDGTNQVNIITSTAERQAAVEFAKAGAVRPEIVGAALEEISRDPAVSEALFDVLETQKMLAGKGAITLIPARGALLPDLLAAAPEGPRPRP; this is encoded by the coding sequence ATGGAAACCCTCATCGTCGCCTTCATCACCTTCGTCGCGTGCTTCCTGGTGGTGCCCCTGGTGCTGGGGGTGCTGCGGGCCATCGGATTCTACGCCATCGTCCAGGAGCGCCGCTGCCAGGTGTACGTGCTCTTCGGGAAGGTGGTGGGCGTGCTGGACGAGCCGGGGCTGCACTTCCTCTGGTTCCGCCTGGGCTGGCGCGCGCCCCTGGTGCGGTTCCTGGGGCGCTGCTACGAGATCGACCGCCGCCTGGACCAGGAGTACCTGCGCAGCGCCCCCGTGAACTCCGAGGAGGGCGCGCCCATGGGCATCGGGATCTGGTACGAGATGTTCATCAGCGATCCGGTGGCCTACCTGTTCAAGAACACGGATCCCCGGGGCTCCCTGGCGGCCAACGTGAGCAACTCCACCGTGCGCTGCCTGAGCAACATGCCCCTGGGGGACATGCTCAGCAGCCGCCACTCCATGAGCCAGACCGTGCGGAACGAAGTGTCGCCGCTGTCCCACGACTGGGGCTACAAGCTGGGCTCCATCTACATCCGCAAGGTCCACTTCCGGGACGCGGACATGATCCGCCAGATCGAGAGCAAGGTGGTGAACCGGCTCCGGCAGGTGACCTCCAGCATCAAGCAGGACGGCACGAACCAGGTGAACATCATCACCAGCACCGCGGAGCGCCAGGCCGCGGTGGAGTTCGCCAAGGCCGGGGCCGTGCGGCCCGAGATCGTGGGCGCCGCGCTGGAGGAGATCTCGAGGGATCCGGCGGTGTCCGAGGCCCTCTTCGACGTGCTGGAGACCCAGAAAATGCTGGCGGGGAAGGGGGCAATAACCCTGATCCCGGCCCGGGGCGCATTGCTGCCCGACCTTCTGGCCGCGGCCCCGGAGGGACCGCGGCCGCGCCCCTGA
- the meaB gene encoding methylmalonyl Co-A mutase-associated GTPase MeaB has product MENASRLLRPLLDGNPRALARAISWMENGHAEARSLMASVWPHLGRAMVIGLTGAPGSGKSTLTDQLARALRAEGKRVGILAVDPTSPFSGGAILGDRIRMGRIAADPGVFIRSMATRGALGGLARATQDAIDLLDAAGWDVVIVETVGVGQDEVDVVSCVETCCVVLVPGMGDEIQAIKAGIMEVADIFIVNKADRDGVEKVEMEIQAMKSLGSVKAWDPPALRTVASQGEGIAELLGKTREHGAWLKAHGGFQAKARERARIRFDALLAEEASRRARARAGSPRVEAVIQAIADRSMDPYAAVDQVLGY; this is encoded by the coding sequence ATGGAAAACGCTTCCCGGCTCCTGCGACCCCTCCTGGACGGCAACCCCAGGGCCCTGGCCCGGGCCATTTCCTGGATGGAGAACGGCCACGCCGAGGCCAGGAGCCTCATGGCCAGCGTCTGGCCCCACCTGGGGCGGGCCATGGTCATCGGGCTCACCGGGGCCCCGGGAAGCGGGAAATCGACCCTCACGGACCAGCTGGCCCGGGCCCTGCGGGCCGAGGGCAAGCGGGTGGGGATCCTCGCGGTGGACCCCACCTCCCCCTTCAGCGGGGGGGCCATCCTGGGGGACCGCATCCGCATGGGGCGCATCGCGGCCGACCCGGGCGTCTTCATCCGCTCCATGGCCACCCGGGGGGCCCTGGGGGGCCTGGCCCGGGCCACCCAGGACGCCATCGACCTGCTGGACGCCGCGGGGTGGGACGTGGTGATCGTGGAGACGGTGGGCGTGGGCCAGGACGAGGTGGACGTGGTGAGCTGCGTGGAGACCTGCTGCGTGGTCCTGGTGCCGGGCATGGGCGACGAGATCCAGGCCATCAAGGCCGGCATCATGGAGGTGGCGGACATCTTCATCGTCAACAAGGCGGACCGGGACGGGGTGGAAAAGGTGGAGATGGAGATCCAGGCCATGAAGTCCCTGGGCTCCGTGAAGGCCTGGGACCCCCCGGCCCTGCGCACCGTGGCCTCCCAGGGGGAGGGCATCGCGGAGCTGCTGGGGAAGACCCGGGAGCACGGGGCCTGGTTGAAGGCCCACGGCGGCTTCCAGGCCAAGGCCCGGGAGCGGGCCCGCATCCGCTTCGACGCCCTGCTGGCGGAAGAAGCGTCCCGAAGGGCCCGGGCCCGGGCGGGATCCCCCCGGGTGGAAGCGGTCATCCAGGCGATCGCCGACCGGTCCATGGACCCCTATGCGGCGGTGGATCAAGTACTTGGTTATTGA
- a CDS encoding O-linked N-acetylglucosamine transferase, SPINDLY family protein encodes MPDPEALASCSLGDEALSRGDLAGAVRAYRRALAASPFPEASNNLGNALMALGDLTGALAAYLDADCPEAWINASVAARALGDTGRASDLLQKALRAQPGNPLAYTALGNLLKDLGRIDAALACHREAQALDPADPVPMGNLAYLRAFDPEASAGDILQEARNFDRVHARDLGGEPPTPRPGPRLRIGYVSPDFRYHCQAFFTLPLFAHHDRAAFAIHAYSSVQRPDAVTERLRASCDVWRDCAGLPDGDLARIIREDGIDVLVDLTMHMAGGRPLLFARRPAPVQVAWLAYPGTTGLSAMDYRITDPFLDPPGVTEDAYAERSVRLPHTFWCYHPLAGEPDPGPLPALAAGHVTFGCLNNPCKVNPAVLALWERVLQAVPGSRLRLMAHPGSHRQLILDAFADPSRIDFTPFLSRRDYLEQYRSIDLCLDTFPYNGHTTSLDAFWMGVPVVTRVGATVVGRAGWSQLQNLGLPGLAAWDDDAFVEIAASHAGDLPRLGALRAGLRARMEASPLMDAEGFTRDLEDAYRRMAGFHPLHPVHPFPSPFPQGQG; translated from the coding sequence ATGCCCGACCCCGAGGCGCTCGCCAGCTGCTCCCTCGGGGACGAGGCGCTCTCGCGCGGTGACCTCGCCGGAGCGGTCCGGGCCTACCGCAGGGCCCTGGCCGCTTCGCCCTTTCCCGAAGCCTCCAACAACCTGGGCAACGCCCTGATGGCCCTGGGCGACCTTACCGGCGCCCTCGCGGCCTACCTGGACGCGGACTGCCCCGAGGCCTGGATCAACGCCAGCGTCGCCGCGAGGGCCCTGGGGGATACCGGCCGGGCTTCCGACCTCCTCCAAAAGGCTCTCCGGGCGCAGCCGGGAAACCCCCTGGCCTACACGGCCCTGGGCAACCTCCTCAAGGACCTGGGCCGCATCGACGCGGCCCTGGCCTGCCACCGGGAGGCCCAGGCCCTGGATCCGGCCGACCCCGTGCCCATGGGGAACCTGGCCTACCTGCGCGCCTTCGACCCGGAGGCCTCCGCCGGGGACATCCTCCAGGAGGCCCGGAACTTCGACCGCGTCCACGCCCGGGACCTGGGGGGGGAGCCCCCCACCCCCCGGCCCGGCCCCAGGCTGCGCATCGGGTACGTCTCGCCGGATTTCCGGTACCACTGCCAGGCCTTCTTCACCCTGCCCCTCTTCGCGCACCACGACCGCGCCGCCTTCGCCATCCACGCCTACTCGAGCGTGCAACGCCCCGACGCCGTCACGGAGCGGCTCCGGGCCTCCTGCGACGTGTGGCGGGACTGCGCGGGGCTCCCGGACGGGGACCTGGCCCGGATCATCCGCGAGGACGGCATCGATGTCCTCGTGGACCTCACCATGCACATGGCCGGGGGCCGCCCCCTGCTCTTCGCCCGCCGGCCCGCCCCCGTCCAGGTGGCCTGGCTCGCCTACCCCGGCACCACGGGCCTGTCGGCCATGGACTACCGGATCACGGACCCCTTCCTGGACCCCCCCGGGGTCACCGAGGACGCCTACGCGGAGCGCTCCGTCCGCCTTCCCCACACCTTCTGGTGCTACCACCCCCTGGCCGGGGAACCCGATCCGGGCCCCCTCCCCGCCCTGGCCGCGGGCCACGTGACCTTCGGATGCCTCAACAATCCCTGCAAGGTGAACCCCGCCGTCCTGGCCCTGTGGGAACGCGTCCTCCAGGCCGTCCCCGGCTCCCGCCTGCGCCTCATGGCTCACCCCGGCAGCCACCGCCAGCTGATCCTGGACGCCTTCGCCGACCCGTCCCGCATCGACTTCACCCCCTTCCTGTCCCGGCGGGACTACCTGGAGCAGTACCGGAGCATCGACCTCTGCCTGGACACCTTCCCCTACAACGGCCACACCACCAGCCTCGACGCCTTCTGGATGGGCGTGCCCGTGGTGACCCGCGTGGGCGCCACCGTCGTGGGCCGCGCCGGCTGGAGCCAGCTGCAGAACCTGGGCCTGCCCGGACTGGCCGCGTGGGACGACGACGCCTTCGTGGAGATCGCCGCGTCCCACGCCGGGGACCTGCCGCGCCTGGGGGCGCTCCGGGCCGGGCTGAGGGCGCGCATGGAGGCCTCGCCGCTCATGGACGCCGAGGGCTTCACCCGGGACCTGGAGGACGCGTACCGGAGAATGGCGGGATTTCATCCCCTGCATCCTGTTCATCCATTTCCATCCCCGTTCCCGCAGGGCCAGGGATGA
- a CDS encoding ankyrin repeat domain-containing protein — MKCAPIILTCLSCALLNAQAIDSSKQEGIVQTMDDGTRPVRSAKLPALSFYGEVIQYLLDGNDAMPPNVVSWQRRGDPPALNWFLQVHIAPALTGDETLLTLQEMTDGTAAMIVLVPRGGINFWYQMSEPCLTGQTLIVEETAKRLAFVRIRLTEMEFPDVRRMIRDFKELKAQFFFSDPKAMVLDGISYSFKGRAPSWNFDVHTDNPDPDNPLAKWADDCHSVIWKLVNEDPVHGMKGHPITSVDKDCIGPVLLRASAGSGNVDDVRQLLKLSVPVNGVDYWDGRTALLSAAQSYELDVVKILLEAGADPRAVNLNGESAIRLLPDEYGPGFRTGKTELPEWSRAYVQRAEKRTKVAELLKRAGTPIDDVDGDGLTPLMVAIQRQDIQLAKWLVENGADPKKKDKAGKTALDHAHESKDPKVLASLQGIL, encoded by the coding sequence ATGAAATGCGCCCCGATCATCCTTACCTGCCTATCGTGCGCCCTGCTAAATGCCCAGGCAATCGACTCATCCAAGCAGGAAGGCATCGTCCAAACCATGGATGACGGCACCAGGCCTGTCAGGTCTGCCAAATTGCCTGCCCTATCCTTCTACGGCGAAGTCATCCAGTACCTTTTGGACGGCAATGATGCCATGCCTCCCAATGTGGTCAGCTGGCAGCGGAGGGGGGATCCCCCCGCTCTGAATTGGTTCCTGCAGGTTCATATCGCCCCTGCCCTCACGGGTGACGAGACGCTTCTCACTCTGCAAGAGATGACAGATGGCACCGCGGCGATGATCGTCCTCGTCCCCCGGGGTGGGATCAATTTCTGGTACCAGATGTCTGAACCATGCCTGACCGGGCAAACTCTAATTGTCGAAGAAACGGCGAAGAGGCTGGCATTTGTCAGGATTCGCCTCACGGAAATGGAATTCCCGGATGTTAGACGGATGATCCGCGACTTCAAGGAGCTGAAGGCGCAATTCTTCTTCTCGGACCCCAAGGCAATGGTCCTGGATGGGATTTCATACAGCTTCAAGGGCAGGGCACCGTCCTGGAACTTCGACGTTCACACCGACAATCCCGACCCAGACAACCCGCTTGCCAAGTGGGCAGATGACTGTCATTCGGTCATCTGGAAGCTGGTAAACGAAGACCCTGTTCACGGGATGAAGGGGCACCCCATCACTTCCGTGGACAAGGACTGTATCGGACCGGTTCTCCTACGTGCTTCTGCCGGTTCTGGGAACGTCGACGATGTCAGGCAGCTTCTTAAGCTGAGTGTGCCCGTCAACGGAGTGGATTATTGGGACGGAAGGACCGCCCTGCTTTCCGCTGCCCAGTCATACGAACTGGATGTCGTCAAAATCCTCTTGGAGGCGGGCGCGGATCCCCGCGCAGTGAACCTTAATGGAGAATCGGCAATCCGCCTTCTCCCGGATGAATACGGACCAGGGTTCAGGACCGGGAAAACGGAACTGCCCGAATGGTCAAGGGCGTACGTCCAGCGTGCGGAGAAGAGGACAAAGGTCGCGGAACTACTCAAAAGGGCGGGAACACCTATTGATGATGTAGATGGCGACGGGTTGACCCCACTCATGGTCGCCATACAGCGCCAGGACATCCAGCTTGCCAAGTGGCTTGTCGAAAACGGCGCTGATCCCAAGAAGAAGGACAAGGCAGGAAAGACTGCTTTGGACCATGCCCATGAGTCCAAAGACCCCAAAGTATTGGCGAGTCTCCAGGGCATCCTCTGA
- a CDS encoding alpha/beta hydrolase family protein translates to MKVGLAALPICLPALVAQAPGLAPGTFSGAIQLGRMDLQVEVHLEARAAWTGTISIPAQGAKNLPLEAITVDGDTVSFRIAGIPGAPTFTGKAQGNAIQGTFTQGGQSFPFALKPGLPVADPLPPGLQETDVKVGAEPWVLPGTFTAPGGKGPWPVVVLVHGSGPQDRDESIGPSKPFRDLAWGLAQRGIAVLRYDKRTLVYKGHSAPDIHKLTVKEETVEDAVHAVALARTLPGADPSRVFVLGHSLGGMLVPRIAREARGAAGFVVMAGPSRPLEDLLLEQTLRQNPPPEKRKQMEAIVARIKALDPAHPPSDLIFFAPASYWLDLRGYHPAEAARGLERPMLILQGDQDCQVTLADFALWKTALGGRKDVTLCRFAKLNHLFMPVEGKSTGREYARPGQHVDPQVLDVIGDWIQKRGSSEAR, encoded by the coding sequence ATGAAGGTGGGGCTCGCTGCGCTCCCCATCTGCCTTCCCGCCCTGGTCGCCCAGGCTCCGGGACTGGCCCCAGGAACCTTCTCCGGCGCCATTCAACTCGGCCGCATGGACCTCCAGGTCGAGGTCCACCTGGAGGCCAGGGCCGCCTGGACCGGCACGATCTCCATTCCGGCCCAGGGCGCGAAGAACCTGCCTCTCGAGGCCATTACCGTGGACGGTGACACCGTGAGCTTCCGCATCGCGGGGATACCCGGCGCGCCCACCTTCACGGGCAAGGCCCAGGGCAACGCCATCCAGGGCACGTTCACCCAGGGGGGCCAGTCCTTCCCCTTCGCGCTCAAGCCCGGTCTGCCCGTGGCGGATCCGCTCCCGCCGGGCCTCCAGGAGACCGACGTGAAGGTGGGCGCCGAGCCCTGGGTCCTTCCCGGAACCTTCACCGCCCCCGGGGGCAAGGGACCCTGGCCCGTGGTGGTCCTGGTGCACGGCAGCGGGCCCCAGGATCGCGACGAGTCCATCGGGCCCTCCAAGCCCTTCCGGGACCTGGCCTGGGGTCTTGCCCAACGTGGCATCGCCGTCCTCCGGTACGACAAGCGAACCCTCGTGTACAAGGGCCACTCCGCGCCCGATATCCACAAACTCACCGTGAAGGAGGAGACCGTGGAGGACGCCGTCCACGCGGTCGCCTTGGCCCGGACCCTGCCAGGAGCCGATCCCTCCCGGGTCTTCGTCCTGGGCCACAGCCTGGGGGGCATGCTCGTGCCCCGCATCGCCAGGGAGGCCAGGGGGGCCGCGGGCTTCGTGGTGATGGCCGGGCCGTCCCGCCCCCTGGAGGACCTCCTGCTGGAGCAGACCCTGCGCCAGAACCCTCCCCCCGAGAAACGGAAGCAGATGGAGGCCATCGTGGCCCGGATCAAGGCCCTGGATCCTGCGCATCCCCCTTCGGACCTCATCTTTTTCGCCCCGGCCTCCTACTGGCTGGATTTGCGAGGCTACCATCCCGCCGAGGCGGCCCGGGGGCTGGAACGTCCCATGCTCATTCTCCAGGGGGACCAGGACTGCCAGGTGACCCTCGCTGATTTCGCCCTTTGGAAGACGGCCCTGGGCGGCCGCAAGGACGTGACGCTGTGCCGCTTCGCGAAGCTCAACCATCTCTTCATGCCGGTGGAAGGGAAGAGCACGGGGAGGGAGTACGCGCGTCCCGGGCAGCATGTCGATCCCCAGGTCCTGGATGTCATCGGGGACTGGATCCAAAAGCGCGGATCATCCGAGGCGCGTTGA